The following are encoded together in the Halopseudomonas salegens genome:
- a CDS encoding TRAP transporter large permease has protein sequence MGLEWIAVLLFICICLALMLGFPVAFTLGGLSLLFAGAGMLFGVFEPGFLGALPSRLFGTMNNQTLLAVPLFVFMGVMLEKSRIAEDLLDAMSRLFGSLRGGLAIAVCLVGALLAASTGIVGATVVTLGLLALPTMLKRGYDPAVATGTLAATGTLGQIIPPSIVLVLLGDVLSSAYQQAQLRQGIFSPQTVSVGDLFVGALLPGILLIGLYLLYLLFMAWWRPEKMPALPVDELPTISLPRLLLSLFAPLLLIMSVLGSILVGIATPTEAAAVGALGASLLALLKRRLTVRRLQSVAESTTLISAMVFMILIGASIFSLVFRGFGGEDLIHGLFNALPGGLFTATLLVMLLIFLLGFILDFIEITFVVVPIVGPVLLAMGLDPIWLGVMIALNLQTSFLTPPFGFALFYLRGVTPLSVPTTAIYKGVLPFIAIQILLLIIAAIWPGLITWLPGKM, from the coding sequence ATGGGCCTCGAATGGATCGCCGTCCTGCTTTTCATCTGTATCTGCCTGGCGCTGATGCTGGGCTTTCCGGTGGCCTTTACCCTGGGTGGGCTGTCACTTCTGTTTGCCGGCGCCGGCATGCTGTTTGGCGTCTTCGAGCCCGGTTTTCTCGGCGCCCTGCCCAGCCGTCTGTTCGGCACCATGAACAACCAGACATTGCTCGCCGTGCCCCTGTTCGTGTTTATGGGCGTCATGCTGGAAAAATCGCGCATTGCCGAAGACCTGCTGGATGCCATGTCACGTCTGTTCGGCAGCCTGCGCGGCGGGCTGGCGATTGCGGTCTGCCTGGTCGGTGCCCTGCTCGCAGCCAGTACCGGCATTGTCGGCGCCACCGTGGTCACTCTGGGTTTGCTGGCCCTGCCAACCATGCTCAAGCGTGGTTATGACCCGGCTGTCGCCACCGGCACCCTGGCTGCAACCGGGACGCTGGGGCAGATCATTCCGCCATCCATCGTCCTGGTGTTGCTGGGTGATGTGCTGTCCAGCGCTTACCAGCAGGCGCAACTGCGCCAGGGCATTTTTTCGCCGCAGACGGTCAGCGTCGGTGACCTCTTTGTCGGCGCCCTGTTGCCCGGCATTCTGCTGATCGGCCTGTATCTGCTCTATCTACTGTTTATGGCCTGGTGGCGACCGGAGAAGATGCCGGCCCTGCCGGTTGATGAACTGCCAACCATCAGTCTGCCGCGCCTACTGCTCAGCCTGTTCGCGCCATTGCTGTTGATCATGTCGGTGCTCGGCTCGATCCTCGTCGGTATCGCCACCCCGACCGAAGCAGCGGCCGTCGGTGCTCTGGGTGCCAGCCTGCTGGCCCTGCTCAAGCGGCGCCTGACTGTACGTCGTTTGCAGTCAGTTGCCGAATCCACCACCCTGATCAGCGCCATGGTGTTCATGATTCTGATCGGCGCCTCGATTTTCTCGCTGGTATTCCGTGGTTTTGGTGGTGAAGACCTGATACACGGCCTGTTCAATGCCCTGCCCGGCGGACTGTTTACCGCCACCCTGCTGGTGATGCTGCTGATCTTTCTGCTCGGCTTTATTCTCGACTTTATCGAGATCACCTTTGTGGTGGTGCCCATTGTCGGCCCGGTGTTGCTGGCCATGGGGCTGGACCCGATCTGGCTCGGTGTAATGATTGCGCTGAACCTGCAAACCTCTTTCCTCACACCGCCCTTCGGCTTTGCGCTCTTCTATCTGCGCGGCGTGACACCACTCAGCGTGCCCACTACAGCGATCTACAAAGGCGTACTGCCCTTTATTGCCATTCAGATACTGTTGCTGATCATCGCCGCCATCTGGCCGGGCCTGATTACCTGGCTGCCCGGAAAGATGTGA
- a CDS encoding TRAP transporter small permease subunit: MPDTLLQLGLPLANAIDRLNRTLGRALAWLSVLLVLFTVTVVVLRYGFERGNTALQELTLYAHGLMFLGAAAWALQRDSHVRVDVFYRRFSRQRQALIDLIGTLFLLLPMCLFLAWNCWDYVANSWARQETSADTGGLPFVFIQKSFILLLIATLFLQALAQVIKTLAVCRGLRSDFLEHPDDHQDEVL; the protein is encoded by the coding sequence ATGCCCGATACCCTGTTGCAGCTCGGCCTGCCACTCGCCAACGCCATTGACCGCCTGAACCGTACACTGGGTCGAGCTTTGGCCTGGCTCAGCGTTCTCCTGGTTCTGTTTACCGTAACCGTGGTAGTGCTGCGCTATGGCTTTGAACGGGGCAACACGGCCCTGCAGGAACTTACCCTGTATGCCCACGGACTGATGTTTCTCGGTGCCGCCGCCTGGGCCCTGCAACGAGACAGCCACGTGCGGGTAGATGTGTTCTACCGCCGCTTTTCCCGCCAGCGCCAGGCACTGATTGATCTCATCGGTACCTTGTTCCTGCTTTTGCCCATGTGCCTGTTCCTGGCATGGAACTGCTGGGATTACGTAGCCAATTCCTGGGCCCGCCAGGAAACATCCGCTGATACCGGCGGCCTGCCATTCGTCTTTATTCAGAAAAGTTTCATTCTGCTGTTGATCGCCACACTCTTCTTGCAAGCACTGGCACAGGTCATCAAAACCCTGGCCGTATGCCGTGGGCTGCGCAGCGACTTCCTTGAGCACCCTGACGACCACCAGGACGAGGTACTCTGA
- a CDS encoding acyl-CoA thioesterase: MNDVDQDPIPQGELALKVTALPRDANAWGDIFGGWLVSQMDLAGTGTASRIARGRVATVAIDRMGFMVPVPVGAQLAFYCLVQDIGRSSMKIQVEVWSEDLAHDECRKVTEATFVFVAIDDRGRTRIIPS, encoded by the coding sequence ATGAATGATGTTGATCAGGATCCGATTCCACAGGGTGAATTGGCACTCAAGGTAACCGCACTGCCGCGAGACGCCAACGCCTGGGGAGACATTTTCGGCGGTTGGCTGGTTTCACAAATGGACCTCGCCGGCACGGGTACCGCCTCACGCATTGCCCGCGGCCGCGTCGCCACCGTGGCGATCGACCGTATGGGCTTTATGGTCCCGGTCCCGGTCGGTGCGCAGCTGGCGTTTTACTGCCTGGTGCAGGACATTGGCCGCAGCTCGATGAAGATTCAGGTCGAAGTCTGGAGCGAAGATCTGGCGCATGACGAGTGCCGCAAGGTCACCGAAGCCACCTTCGTGTTTGTTGCCATTGATGACCGTGGCCGCACCCGGATCATTCCATCCTGA
- a CDS encoding PstS family phosphate ABC transporter substrate-binding protein, whose protein sequence is MKLKQLCVAVSIASAAAFSTVSVAEVDPNLPTYERVGGISGNLSSIGSDTLNNLMTLWAEEFNKLYPNVNIQIQGAGSSTAPPAITEGTANLAPMSRAMRDTEVQTFEERHGYAPYAMPVAVDMVAVYVNKDNPIKGMTLPEVDAVFSATRRCGGSEDITRWGQLGLTGAWSNRDFAIYSRNAVSGTYGFFKDSALCGGDYKSSINEQPGSSSVVQGVTESINGIGYSGIGYRTSGVRVVPLAAEDGGEYFEANSENAASGDYPLARYLYVYINKNPNEDLDPLTREFVRMLYSKEGQGVVHRDGFVTLPNSIGQRVMGELGID, encoded by the coding sequence ATGAAACTGAAGCAACTCTGTGTCGCCGTAAGTATTGCCAGCGCTGCTGCATTCAGCACCGTTAGTGTCGCTGAAGTAGATCCGAACCTGCCCACGTATGAGCGTGTCGGCGGTATCTCGGGCAACCTGTCCAGTATCGGTTCCGATACCCTGAACAACCTGATGACCCTGTGGGCTGAAGAGTTCAACAAGCTCTATCCCAACGTCAATATCCAGATTCAGGGCGCTGGTTCATCTACTGCACCGCCGGCGATCACCGAAGGGACTGCCAACCTGGCTCCGATGAGTCGTGCCATGCGTGACACTGAAGTCCAGACCTTTGAAGAGCGCCATGGCTATGCACCTTATGCTATGCCGGTTGCGGTTGACATGGTTGCCGTATACGTCAACAAGGATAACCCGATCAAGGGCATGACCCTTCCGGAAGTTGACGCGGTTTTCTCAGCCACTCGCCGTTGTGGTGGCAGTGAAGACATTACCCGTTGGGGCCAGTTGGGTCTGACCGGTGCCTGGAGCAACCGTGACTTTGCCATCTATAGCCGTAACGCTGTATCTGGTACCTATGGTTTCTTCAAGGACAGCGCTCTGTGCGGTGGTGACTACAAGTCCAGCATCAACGAACAGCCGGGTTCTTCCTCAGTGGTTCAGGGTGTGACCGAGTCCATCAACGGTATCGGTTATTCCGGTATCGGCTACCGTACTTCAGGTGTTCGCGTAGTGCCACTGGCTGCCGAAGACGGTGGTGAGTATTTTGAAGCCAACTCTGAAAATGCGGCTTCTGGTGACTATCCGCTGGCCCGCTACCTGTACGTTTACATCAACAAGAACCCGAACGAAGATCTGGATCCGTTGACCCGTGAATTCGTTCGCATGCTGTATAGCAAGGAAGGCCAGGGCGTAGTACATCGTGATGGTTTTGTTACTCTGCCCAACTCGATTGGTCAGCGTGTAATGGGCGAATTGGGCATCGACTGA